From Saccharothrix espanaensis DSM 44229, the proteins below share one genomic window:
- a CDS encoding DUF11 domain-containing protein produces the protein MTEGLSISIDNAHDQVHGGDELAYKITVRNTGSSDVEGLRVTQSVPPGVRVVTADQDGRTSETSVQWTASIPAGEDVTLTDKVVFDAAPDGTARLASSVCAYRTGETRPVVCSTDSDQLAATPPALAKSPMPWWPLVVAVVVLALAAGVFVVLRRRRRDRVAG, from the coding sequence GTGACGGAAGGCTTGTCGATCTCCATCGACAACGCGCACGACCAGGTGCACGGTGGTGACGAGCTGGCGTACAAGATCACGGTGCGCAACACCGGTTCGTCCGATGTGGAGGGACTGCGGGTGACGCAGTCCGTCCCACCGGGCGTGCGGGTGGTGACCGCCGACCAGGACGGTCGGACGTCGGAGACGTCGGTGCAGTGGACGGCGTCCATCCCGGCGGGCGAGGACGTCACGCTCACCGACAAGGTGGTCTTCGACGCCGCGCCGGACGGCACCGCGCGGCTGGCGAGTTCGGTGTGCGCCTACCGCACCGGCGAGACCCGCCCGGTGGTGTGCTCGACCGACTCCGACCAGTTGGCGGCGACCCCGCCGGCGTTGGCGAAGTCGCCGATGCCCTGGTGGCCGCTGGTGGTGGCGGTGGTCGTGCTCGCGCTGGCGGCGGGGGTGTTCGTGGTGCTGCGCCGACGTCGGCGCGACCGGGTGGCCGGCTGA